From a region of the Streptacidiphilus albus JL83 genome:
- a CDS encoding DUF6879 family protein, with protein sequence MAERIPGDKILEFFHDGFRHTAWRLETRRSYAADQRSEAYQRFLRGEPRQAAPDNPWSAMVREQTGKGKRIERVRLLDDPLTQNQQYSLTSVSENLEAGEDVRYLRRADAAEQHLPDEDFWLFDAQRAARFHWDESGWATHLELVDDPAVVLTYCQARDAAWHYAIRYEELTAQVPSAV encoded by the coding sequence GTGGCTGAGCGCATCCCCGGCGACAAGATCCTTGAGTTCTTCCACGACGGGTTCCGCCACACCGCCTGGCGACTGGAGACGCGCCGTTCCTACGCCGCCGACCAGCGCAGCGAGGCGTACCAGCGCTTCCTGAGAGGCGAGCCGCGCCAAGCGGCTCCCGACAACCCGTGGTCGGCCATGGTGCGGGAGCAGACCGGCAAGGGGAAGCGAATCGAGCGGGTACGTCTCCTCGACGACCCGCTCACACAGAACCAGCAGTACAGCCTGACGAGCGTCTCCGAGAACCTGGAGGCGGGCGAAGACGTCCGCTACCTGCGGCGCGCCGACGCCGCCGAGCAGCACCTCCCTGATGAGGACTTCTGGCTGTTCGACGCCCAGCGTGCGGCCCGGTTCCACTGGGACGAGTCAGGATGGGCGACGCATCTGGAACTGGTCGACGACCCGGCGGTGGTACTGACGTACTGCCAGGCCCGCGATGCGGCCTGGCACTACGCGATCCGCTACGAGGAGCTCACGGCGCAGGTACCTTCGGCTGTGTGA
- a CDS encoding IS4 family transposase: MVQGSVESDGPVARPDQVSLGVLVAAVPRFKVDEAAAVCGVAEQRRGGKLPPHVTAYLTMALCLFSDDAAEEVAQKVTGSLSQFGVWDAAWEPPTSSGITQARKRLGRDVLRETFYRVAEPVATSETRGAWLRGWRLMAIDGFDLDLPDSAENAAEFGYAGNDQSRSAFPKARVVAVVECGSHAFVDAEVGPWNRSEKAMAASLLPSISTDWLLLADRGFYSFAAFSAAAQTGAALCWRAPTQLSLPVLKVLSDGTYLSALVDPRLRGRQREELLQEAKSGAKPDPAAAHVVRIVEYDVPDRDGGELICLITTVTEPEDATAAELAAAYHQRWEEEAANGQLKTVLRGPGKVLRSKSPDLVHQEIWAYLLVHYAINSLICQAATGADIDPDRISFLRTLNIVRRTATGTAAFPP, translated from the coding sequence ATGGTTCAGGGGTCCGTCGAATCGGATGGTCCGGTCGCGCGACCGGACCAGGTGTCGTTGGGAGTCTTGGTTGCGGCGGTGCCGCGATTCAAGGTCGATGAGGCCGCAGCGGTGTGCGGGGTGGCCGAGCAGCGTCGAGGGGGCAAACTCCCTCCGCACGTGACCGCCTATCTGACGATGGCGCTGTGCCTGTTCTCTGACGACGCGGCCGAGGAGGTCGCGCAGAAGGTCACCGGATCGCTGTCGCAGTTCGGCGTGTGGGACGCCGCGTGGGAACCGCCGACGTCGTCGGGGATCACCCAGGCGCGCAAGCGGCTGGGCCGGGATGTGCTGCGCGAGACGTTCTACCGGGTGGCAGAGCCGGTGGCCACCAGTGAGACCCGGGGCGCGTGGCTGCGCGGATGGCGCCTGATGGCCATCGACGGTTTCGACCTCGACCTTCCCGACTCGGCCGAGAACGCAGCCGAGTTCGGTTACGCCGGCAACGACCAGTCCCGCTCCGCGTTCCCCAAGGCCCGGGTGGTGGCCGTCGTCGAGTGTGGTTCGCACGCCTTCGTCGACGCCGAGGTCGGCCCGTGGAACCGCAGCGAGAAGGCGATGGCGGCGTCGCTACTGCCCTCGATCTCCACTGACTGGCTGCTGCTGGCCGATCGGGGCTTCTACAGCTTCGCCGCGTTCAGCGCCGCTGCCCAGACCGGGGCGGCGCTGTGCTGGCGGGCACCGACGCAGCTGTCGCTGCCGGTCCTGAAGGTCCTGTCCGATGGTACGTATCTGTCGGCCCTGGTTGATCCGCGCCTGCGCGGCCGGCAGCGGGAGGAACTGCTGCAGGAGGCGAAATCCGGTGCGAAGCCGGACCCGGCCGCCGCCCACGTGGTGCGGATCGTGGAGTACGACGTCCCCGACCGCGACGGCGGGGAGCTGATCTGTCTGATCACTACGGTCACCGAGCCGGAGGACGCGACCGCCGCTGAACTGGCGGCTGCCTATCACCAGCGGTGGGAGGAGGAAGCCGCGAACGGCCAGCTGAAGACGGTTCTGCGCGGCCCTGGGAAGGTACTTCGGTCCAAGAGCCCGGACCTGGTCCACCAGGAGATCTGGGCCTACCTGCTGGTCCACTACGCGATCAACTCCCTGATCTGCCAAGCCGCGACCGGTGCCGACATCGACCCGGACCGGATCAGCTTCCTCAGGACCCTCAACATCGTCCGCCGCACCGCCACCGGGACGGCGGCCTTTCCCCCCTGA